From the genome of Scytonema hofmannii PCC 7110, one region includes:
- a CDS encoding photosynthesis system II assembly factor Ycf48, with protein sequence MFSIAKSWQRLLALFAVLLVCVGCNKVPSTAYNPWEVISVPTEAKLLDIAFSDPQHGFLVGSNATLLETQDGGSTWQPLELQLEDQRYRFNTVSFLDKEGWIAGEPSLLLHTTDAGHSWSRIPLNEKLPGSPIKIVALGQYSAEMATDVGAIYKTTDGGLNWKAQVEQAVGVVRNMKRSPDGKYVAVSAKGNFYSTWEPGQTAWVPHNRNSSRRVENMGFTSDGQMWMLARGGQIQFSDPADPEKWLDAQFPELSTSWGLLDLAYRDSNEIWMGGGSGNLMRSPDGGKTWEKDRDVEAVPANLYKIVFFNPKQGFAIGDRGVLLKYNSSVASTAKSEAA encoded by the coding sequence ATGTTTTCAATTGCAAAATCTTGGCAGCGTTTATTAGCTTTATTTGCAGTTCTCCTCGTGTGCGTGGGGTGTAATAAGGTTCCTTCAACTGCTTACAACCCTTGGGAAGTGATTTCTGTGCCAACAGAGGCAAAACTCCTCGATATTGCCTTTAGCGATCCCCAACACGGTTTTTTGGTGGGTAGCAATGCAACTCTGCTGGAAACTCAAGACGGTGGTTCCACTTGGCAACCCCTAGAATTACAATTGGAAGACCAACGGTATCGTTTTAACACTGTTAGTTTTTTAGACAAGGAGGGGTGGATAGCAGGAGAACCTTCTTTGTTACTCCATACTACTGATGCAGGTCATTCTTGGTCGCGTATTCCTCTCAATGAAAAGCTACCGGGTAGCCCCATTAAAATTGTTGCCCTGGGACAGTACTCTGCTGAAATGGCAACAGATGTAGGCGCTATATACAAAACTACCGATGGGGGGCTGAATTGGAAAGCTCAGGTAGAACAAGCCGTTGGGGTGGTTCGTAACATGAAACGCTCTCCAGACGGGAAATACGTTGCTGTTTCTGCTAAGGGGAATTTCTACTCCACTTGGGAACCAGGGCAAACTGCTTGGGTTCCTCACAACCGGAACAGTTCTCGGCGAGTCGAAAACATGGGATTCACGAGCGATGGGCAAATGTGGATGCTAGCACGGGGGGGTCAAATTCAGTTTAGCGACCCAGCAGACCCAGAAAAGTGGCTGGATGCTCAATTCCCAGAACTTTCCACAAGTTGGGGTTTACTCGATTTAGCTTATCGCGACAGCAATGAAATTTGGATGGGTGGCGGTAGCGGGAATTTGATGCGTAGCCCTGACGGCGGCAAAACTTGGGAAAAAGACCGTGATGTTGAAGCTGTCCCTGCGAATCTCTACAAAATTGTTTTTTTCAACCCGAAACAAGGTTTTGCGATTGGCGATCGCGGTGTATTACTAAAATATAATTCCAGTGTTGCAAGTACTGCCAAGTCTGAAGCAGCCTAA
- a CDS encoding Uma2 family endonuclease — MVQAASNILTLKEFLHLPETKPASEYIDGKIHQKPMPQGKHSLIQGELVPAINLVVKPKRLARAFPELRCTFGDRSIVPDIAVFVWSRIPHDRKGEVANAFSIAPDWTIEILSPDQSQTRVTKNILHCLKYGTQMGWSIDPEEQTVFVYRPKQETEVFDEPDALLPVPSFASELKLTVKELFAWLLE; from the coding sequence ATGGTACAAGCAGCATCCAATATACTGACATTGAAGGAGTTTCTACACCTACCAGAAACGAAACCTGCCAGTGAGTACATTGATGGTAAAATTCATCAAAAACCCATGCCTCAAGGGAAACATAGTTTAATTCAAGGAGAGCTTGTACCTGCCATTAATCTTGTAGTTAAGCCTAAACGTTTGGCTCGTGCATTTCCTGAGTTACGTTGCACTTTTGGCGATCGCTCAATCGTACCAGATATTGCAGTTTTTGTATGGAGCAGGATTCCGCACGATCGGAAAGGGGAAGTTGCCAATGCATTTTCCATCGCGCCAGATTGGACAATTGAAATCTTGTCTCCCGACCAAAGCCAGACAAGAGTAACGAAAAATATTCTTCATTGTTTGAAGTATGGGACTCAAATGGGTTGGTCGATCGATCCGGAAGAGCAAACGGTGTTTGTTTATCGTCCCAAGCAAGAAACAGAGGTTTTTGATGAACCAGATGCTCTGCTTCCCGTGCCATCCTTTGCGAGTGAACTAAAACTGACAGTTAAGGAATTGTTTGCTTGGTTATTAGAATGA
- a CDS encoding APC family permease, giving the protein MVKPIVLTKRLGRQIIHWLLQEDRQEKDGPYRKEKAHRNHPWWQVMCLTGVDYFSTLGYQPGIAALAAGALSPIATLILVLLTLFGALPIYRRVAAQSPNGEGSIAMLAHLLPWWQGKFLVLCLLGFVATDFIITITLSAADATAHIVENPLMPSWLHHQAIAITLLLIAMLGAVFLRGFGEAIGIAVFLVVVYLLLNFVVIGVGLYQVLNRPSVITDWQTTLFATHQNPILMLGVAILLFPELALGLSGFETGVAVMPLVRGSSKDAPEQPKGRIRNTFKLLTAAALIMSFFLLASSLVTTLLIQPEEFKAGGKASGRALAYLAHTYLGNGFGTIYDISTITILWFAGASAMAGLLNIVPRYLPRYGMAPSWALASRPLVLVYTVIAFVVTIIFKANVEAQSGAYATGVLVLISTAAFAVTLSAHHQRAKRKVFAFATITLVFIYTTVVNIIERPEGIRIATFFIVTIIFTSLISRVWRSTELRVERVEIDEIADRFITEESLGTIRLIANRLNAGDVQEYFLKETEVREDNHIPPTDPVLFLEVLVSDASEFANIIRVKGIEVGGYRILRAESAAVPNAIAAILIYLRDRTGTIPHAYFGWSEGNPIKYLLRFILFGEGDIPVVTREVLRKAEKNSEKRPAIHVGG; this is encoded by the coding sequence ATGGTTAAACCAATCGTTCTAACAAAACGGCTCGGCAGACAGATCATCCACTGGCTGCTCCAAGAAGATCGGCAAGAAAAAGACGGTCCTTACCGTAAAGAAAAAGCACACCGCAACCATCCTTGGTGGCAAGTGATGTGCTTGACAGGGGTAGATTATTTCTCAACACTTGGCTATCAACCTGGTATTGCAGCATTGGCCGCAGGTGCGCTCTCTCCTATTGCTACCCTTATTCTAGTTCTGCTGACACTCTTTGGAGCGTTGCCGATCTACCGACGCGTTGCTGCTCAAAGCCCTAATGGTGAAGGGTCGATCGCAATGCTCGCACATTTGCTTCCTTGGTGGCAAGGTAAATTCCTCGTGCTTTGCTTGCTTGGCTTTGTGGCAACAGACTTCATTATCACTATTACCCTCTCAGCTGCTGATGCCACGGCTCATATCGTCGAAAATCCCCTCATGCCAAGTTGGCTTCACCATCAGGCGATCGCTATTACTTTATTACTTATAGCAATGCTAGGTGCAGTGTTTCTTAGGGGTTTCGGAGAAGCGATCGGCATTGCAGTTTTTCTAGTTGTAGTTTATCTATTGTTAAACTTTGTTGTCATTGGCGTTGGTCTGTATCAAGTCCTGAATCGCCCTTCGGTTATTACTGACTGGCAAACTACACTTTTTGCAACCCATCAGAACCCCATACTTATGCTAGGGGTAGCCATTCTGCTGTTTCCAGAGTTAGCATTGGGATTATCTGGCTTTGAGACTGGGGTTGCCGTTATGCCCCTTGTGCGAGGCAGTAGCAAGGATGCTCCAGAACAGCCCAAGGGTCGCATTCGCAATACGTTTAAGTTGCTCACTGCTGCAGCATTAATCATGAGCTTCTTTTTACTTGCTAGCAGTTTAGTAACCACTCTACTGATTCAACCAGAAGAATTTAAAGCAGGGGGCAAAGCAAGTGGACGTGCTCTTGCCTATTTAGCACATACATATCTCGGCAATGGCTTTGGTACAATTTATGATATCAGTACTATCACTATTCTATGGTTTGCAGGTGCATCTGCAATGGCGGGTCTCCTCAATATCGTACCCCGTTACCTACCGAGATATGGTATGGCACCAAGTTGGGCATTAGCATCACGACCCTTGGTATTAGTCTATACAGTTATTGCCTTTGTTGTCACAATTATCTTTAAAGCAAATGTAGAAGCTCAAAGCGGAGCTTATGCTACAGGTGTGCTTGTATTGATAAGTACAGCAGCATTTGCCGTGACCTTATCAGCACACCACCAGAGAGCAAAGCGAAAAGTCTTTGCTTTTGCAACTATTACACTGGTGTTTATATACACTACTGTTGTGAATATTATTGAGAGACCTGAGGGAATCAGAATAGCTACGTTCTTTATCGTTACTATCATCTTCACCTCCTTGATATCACGCGTGTGGCGTTCAACTGAGTTACGTGTGGAGCGCGTTGAAATAGACGAAATTGCCGATCGCTTTATTACGGAAGAGAGCTTGGGTACAATACGACTCATTGCAAATCGCTTGAATGCAGGCGATGTGCAAGAGTATTTTTTAAAAGAGACAGAGGTGCGCGAAGACAACCATATTCCACCAACCGATCCCGTTCTCTTTTTAGAAGTTTTGGTATCCGATGCTTCGGAATTTGCCAACATTATTAGAGTCAAAGGAATAGAAGTTGGTGGCTACCGGATTCTGCGTGCTGAAAGTGCTGCTGTACCTAACGCTATTGCTGCTATACTCATTTATCTTCGCGATCGCACGGGTACGATACCGCACGCTTATTTTGGATGGTCAGAAGGTAACCCAATCAAATACCTACTGCGTTTTATTTTATTTGGTGAGGGCGATATTCCTGTTGTCACCCGTGAAGTACTTCGCAAGGCTGAGAAGAATAGCGAAAAGCGTCCAGCCATTCATGTAGGAGGGTAG
- the psaI gene encoding photosystem I reaction center subunit VIII, with protein sequence MYSASYLSSIFVPLIGFVIPAVVSVFMLLYIERDDIAA encoded by the coding sequence ATGTACTCAGCTTCATACTTGTCTTCGATTTTTGTACCTCTAATAGGTTTCGTGATTCCCGCTGTGGTATCGGTGTTTATGTTGCTATACATTGAACGTGACGATATCGCCGCTTAA
- a CDS encoding rubredoxin encodes MSEQAVANTALDRYECRACGYVYEPEKGDDKHDITPGTSFAELPKNWNCPVCSAKKVAFANIGPAGTASGFQENLKYGLGVNTLTPGQKNLLIFGALAIAFLFFMSLYGLK; translated from the coding sequence ATGAGCGAACAAGCTGTTGCCAACACTGCTTTAGACAGATATGAATGCCGCGCCTGCGGCTACGTTTACGAACCTGAGAAAGGTGACGACAAGCACGATATTACCCCCGGAACTTCCTTTGCTGAACTGCCTAAGAACTGGAATTGTCCGGTTTGTAGTGCCAAGAAAGTTGCTTTTGCCAACATCGGTCCTGCTGGTACAGCATCGGGCTTCCAAGAGAATCTTAAATATGGCTTGGGTGTCAATACTTTGACTCCAGGACAGAAAAACTTGCTGATTTTCGGTGCTTTGGCTATTGCTTTCTTGTTTTTTATGAGTCTTTATGGCTTAAAGTAA
- a CDS encoding NAD(P)H-quinone oxidoreductase subunit J, with product MAEEESKPVPAGEKSLVKAGKVSQWLAENEFAHESLELDHNGVEVIKVEPDFLLPLSTALYAYGFNYLQCQCGIDLGAGQQLVSMYHLIKVSDNADRPEEVRLKVFLPRENPRVPSVYWIWKTADWQERESFDMYGIVYEGHPNLKRLLMPEDWVGWPLRKDYISPDFYELQDAY from the coding sequence GTGGCTGAAGAAGAATCAAAACCAGTACCTGCAGGTGAAAAGTCGCTAGTAAAAGCAGGGAAAGTGTCTCAGTGGTTGGCAGAAAATGAGTTCGCTCATGAGTCTCTAGAACTAGACCACAATGGTGTAGAGGTCATTAAGGTAGAGCCAGATTTTTTACTGCCACTTAGTACTGCTCTGTATGCTTACGGATTTAACTATCTTCAATGTCAGTGTGGCATTGACTTGGGAGCAGGGCAACAGTTAGTCAGTATGTATCATTTGATTAAAGTCAGTGATAATGCCGATCGCCCAGAGGAAGTAAGACTCAAGGTGTTTTTGCCAAGAGAAAATCCCAGAGTTCCCTCAGTTTACTGGATTTGGAAAACAGCAGACTGGCAAGAACGGGAATCTTTTGATATGTACGGCATTGTTTACGAAGGTCACCCCAACCTCAAGCGGCTTTTGATGCCAGAAGATTGGGTTGGTTGGCCCTTGCGTAAGGATTATATCTCTCCCGACTTCTACGAATTACAGGACGCTTATTAA
- a CDS encoding photosystem II reaction center protein L yields MDRNTNPNNQPVELNKTSLYLGLLLVFVLGILFSSYFFN; encoded by the coding sequence ATGGACAGAAATACCAATCCCAACAATCAGCCTGTTGAGTTAAACAAGACTTCATTGTATCTAGGACTACTACTCGTCTTTGTTTTAGGGATTCTGTTTTCCAGTTACTTCTTTAACTAA
- a CDS encoding DJ-1/PfpI family protein gives MNTQNANKLQIGIFVSPNCYIPDIIGVYTVFSVVPDCEIHFIWENTDLIVGYPNFPMHATTTFAECPPDLDVLCIGASTGILSDEALKFLADRGNKAKYLIGICGGSLMLAAVGLLKGYRATATFSLVEELRNFGAIPVTGGEVVVDRNRITASPVSGSFDAALIVLGKLRGEDAGKEVELTIEYAPHPPYGTGSPELAGHELTQKVVQKHEVVFEEFRKAARQASERFATVKV, from the coding sequence ATGAATACTCAAAATGCAAACAAACTACAAATTGGTATCTTTGTCAGTCCCAACTGCTATATTCCAGACATTATTGGAGTTTATACCGTGTTTAGCGTTGTTCCTGACTGTGAGATCCACTTCATCTGGGAGAATACCGATCTCATCGTGGGGTATCCAAATTTCCCAATGCACGCCACAACGACATTTGCGGAATGCCCACCAGATCTTGATGTCCTTTGTATTGGAGCTTCTACAGGCATATTGTCAGATGAAGCTTTAAAATTTCTAGCAGACCGAGGCAATAAAGCAAAGTACTTGATTGGGATCTGCGGTGGTAGCCTCATGTTGGCTGCTGTAGGTTTGCTAAAAGGATATCGCGCTACAGCGACCTTCTCACTCGTTGAAGAACTCCGTAATTTTGGGGCGATTCCAGTGACGGGAGGTGAAGTTGTCGTAGATAGAAATCGAATCACAGCAAGCCCAGTTTCTGGTTCGTTTGATGCGGCGTTAATTGTTTTAGGAAAGCTACGGGGTGAAGATGCTGGCAAAGAAGTGGAATTGACGATTGAGTATGCACCTCACCCACCATACGGTACGGGTAGTCCAGAGTTAGCAGGGCATGAACTTACCCAAAAGGTAGTTCAAAAGCACGAGGTAGTTTTTGAAGAATTCCGCAAAGCCGCACGACAGGCATCAGAACGTTTTGCAACTGTGAAAGTTTGA
- the psbF gene encoding cytochrome b559 subunit beta yields MTSGNNINQPVTYPIFTVRWLAVHTLAVPTVFFLGAIAAMQFIQR; encoded by the coding sequence ATGACAAGCGGAAATAACATCAATCAACCAGTTACCTATCCCATTTTTACAGTTAGATGGCTTGCCGTTCACACCCTAGCAGTACCAACCGTCTTCTTTTTGGGTGCCATTGCTGCCATGCAGTTTATTCAACGCTAG
- the ndhC gene encoding photosynthetic/respiratory NAD(P)H-quinone oxidoreductase subunit C — translation MFVLSGYEYLLGFLIICSLVPALALSASKLLRPSGRNPERRTTYESGMEPIGGAWIQFNIRYYMFALVFVVFDVETVFLYPWAVAFSRLGLLAFIEALIFIAILVVALVYAWRKGALEWS, via the coding sequence GTGTTTGTCCTCAGCGGTTACGAGTACCTCCTAGGCTTCCTAATTATCTGTAGCCTAGTGCCTGCCTTGGCTCTATCAGCGTCCAAGCTCCTGCGACCGAGCGGTCGCAACCCAGAACGGCGCACCACCTATGAATCTGGTATGGAACCCATCGGTGGAGCCTGGATTCAGTTCAACATCCGCTACTACATGTTTGCTCTTGTCTTCGTCGTTTTTGACGTAGAAACTGTATTTTTATATCCTTGGGCAGTAGCTTTCAGTCGCCTTGGGCTGTTGGCATTTATTGAAGCCCTCATTTTTATAGCAATTCTTGTAGTTGCCCTAGTTTACGCATGGCGTAAAGGAGCTTTGGAATGGTCTTAG
- a CDS encoding NADH dehydrogenase subunit K, protein MVLDTNIEQQQKERILNPIERPTVTQDLSENVILTTVDDLYDWVRLSSLWPLLFGTACCFIEFAALIGSRFDFDRFGLIPRSSPRQADLIITAGTITMKMAPQLVRLYEQMPEPKYVIAMGACTITGGMFSVDSPSAVRGVDKLIPVDVYLPGCPPRPEAIIDAIIKLRKKIADDSMQERNRTKQKHRYYSTTHKLNPTKQILTGQYVLSDTRVNPPKELTEAIGLPVPPALLTEKAKKEETNRG, encoded by the coding sequence ATGGTCTTAGATACAAACATAGAGCAGCAGCAGAAAGAACGCATCCTCAACCCGATTGAGCGTCCTACAGTTACCCAAGATTTGTCAGAAAATGTTATTCTGACTACTGTTGACGACCTTTACGATTGGGTACGGCTTTCGAGTTTGTGGCCTTTGCTGTTTGGCACTGCTTGCTGCTTCATTGAATTTGCAGCTCTCATTGGTTCCCGATTCGACTTTGACCGCTTTGGTTTGATTCCCCGTTCGAGTCCCCGCCAAGCTGACCTTATTATCACAGCAGGCACAATCACCATGAAGATGGCACCTCAGTTGGTGCGTCTTTACGAACAAATGCCAGAACCCAAGTACGTAATAGCAATGGGTGCTTGCACGATTACTGGTGGTATGTTCAGTGTGGACTCTCCCTCTGCAGTACGTGGAGTTGATAAGCTAATTCCGGTAGATGTTTACTTACCCGGTTGTCCCCCACGCCCAGAGGCAATTATTGACGCGATTATCAAATTGCGGAAGAAAATAGCGGATGATTCCATGCAAGAGCGGAATCGCACCAAGCAAAAACACCGCTATTACAGCACAACTCACAAACTCAACCCAACCAAGCAAATTCTCACGGGTCAGTACGTGCTTTCTGATACCCGTGTTAACCCACCGAAGGAATTAACAGAAGCGATCGGTCTCCCAGTACCACCTGCTCTCCTGACAGAAAAAGCGAAGAAGGAGGAAACAAACCGTGGCTGA
- a CDS encoding photosystem II reaction center protein J has translation MSGSGRIPLWVVATIAGLGVITVVGIFFYGAYAGLGSSI, from the coding sequence GTGTCTGGAAGTGGCAGAATTCCCCTCTGGGTTGTAGCTACAATCGCAGGGTTAGGCGTAATTACCGTTGTAGGTATTTTCTTCTACGGCGCTTACGCTGGTCTCGGTTCTTCTATATAA
- the psbE gene encoding cytochrome b559 subunit alpha, translated as MSGTTGERPFSDIITSIRYWVIHSITIPALFVAGWLFVSTGLAYDVFGTPRPNEYYTQVRQELPIVNNRFDAKKQVQQFSNTK; from the coding sequence ATGTCAGGCACTACTGGAGAACGTCCATTTTCGGACATCATCACTAGCATTCGTTACTGGGTCATCCACAGCATCACCATTCCCGCACTTTTTGTTGCCGGTTGGTTATTTGTCAGCACCGGCTTGGCATACGACGTGTTTGGGACACCTCGCCCTAACGAATATTACACACAAGTACGGCAAGAGTTGCCAATTGTGAATAACCGTTTTGATGCAAAAAAACAAGTACAGCAATTTAGTAACACAAAGTAG
- a CDS encoding LuxR C-terminal-related transcriptional regulator, translating to MATSLQSLFHAIAQARDEQELRQPIMAKVGEYFAATRWRLTFLDELPAVDVNTPSIIQRALSLDYNPVLRYLVKRHAAVHDEVILPPGVWQTICPRADHGHVMVGPVVSNGQLVGGIAFTRHRSDPAFHADDLADLSAVCIHLSTRLAVLRSNPVAFGLNYDRLTPREAQIAELVAQGLTSAEIGASLWITENSVKQALKRMFRKLAVSSRAEMIAQLSASTIFHK from the coding sequence ATGGCAACTTCTTTACAGTCTTTATTTCATGCGATCGCTCAGGCTCGGGACGAGCAAGAACTTCGACAACCCATCATGGCCAAAGTGGGAGAATACTTCGCTGCTACGCGCTGGAGGTTGACTTTTTTAGATGAGCTTCCTGCTGTCGATGTTAACACTCCAAGCATCATCCAACGAGCGTTATCGTTAGATTATAATCCTGTCTTGCGCTATTTGGTTAAGCGCCATGCTGCTGTGCATGATGAAGTGATTTTGCCTCCTGGTGTTTGGCAAACGATTTGTCCTCGTGCAGATCATGGGCATGTGATGGTGGGTCCGGTTGTGAGCAACGGTCAGCTTGTAGGCGGGATTGCCTTTACACGACACCGAAGCGATCCAGCTTTTCATGCAGATGACTTAGCAGATTTAAGTGCTGTATGTATACATCTTTCTACGCGGCTGGCAGTATTGCGCTCAAACCCAGTTGCCTTTGGATTAAATTACGATCGCCTGACTCCGCGAGAAGCTCAAATTGCCGAACTGGTCGCCCAGGGACTTACTAGTGCGGAGATTGGCGCATCTTTATGGATTACAGAAAACTCTGTAAAGCAGGCTCTCAAGCGGATGTTTCGCAAACTAGCAGTCTCGTCACGTGCTGAAATGATAGCTCAACTTTCTGCGAGTACCATTTTTCATAAATAG